In one Spirosoma rigui genomic region, the following are encoded:
- a CDS encoding LolA family protein, whose protein sequence is MKKQLIALVALVAIPAFSFAQTADEVLDKHVAALGGADKIAAIKTMEYEQTMSIQGMDLTAKAAYVVGKSVRSDISVMGQQITNVIDGEKGWMINPMAGGTTAQDIPADAMKQAKGTTEPNMFQLAYLKANKYPYELVGKEKQKGKDVYNLKVTRPEGLFNYYLDAATYQLLGYKGSVEVQGQKGETTGSYSDYKQVEGLTVPFTSDITAPGMPGTITAKMTKLTLNPTVDPKIFAKPN, encoded by the coding sequence ATGAAAAAACAACTCATCGCGCTCGTAGCTCTCGTAGCCATACCAGCGTTCTCGTTTGCCCAGACAGCCGACGAAGTATTAGACAAGCACGTGGCGGCTTTAGGCGGTGCCGATAAGATTGCTGCCATCAAAACGATGGAGTATGAGCAGACGATGTCGATTCAGGGGATGGATCTGACCGCCAAAGCGGCTTATGTAGTGGGCAAATCCGTCCGGAGCGACATCTCCGTCATGGGTCAGCAGATCACGAACGTAATCGACGGCGAGAAAGGCTGGATGATCAACCCGATGGCGGGCGGTACCACCGCGCAGGATATTCCCGCCGACGCGATGAAGCAGGCCAAAGGCACCACAGAACCCAACATGTTTCAGCTGGCCTACCTCAAAGCCAACAAGTACCCGTATGAGCTGGTAGGCAAGGAAAAGCAGAAAGGCAAAGACGTGTATAACCTGAAAGTGACGCGCCCCGAAGGTCTGTTCAACTACTACCTCGATGCCGCTACGTATCAGTTGCTGGGCTACAAAGGCTCCGTAGAGGTGCAGGGCCAAAAGGGCGAAACGACCGGCAGCTATTCTGACTACAAGCAGGTCGAAGGACTGACGGTGCCGTTCACCAGCGACATCACCGCGCCTGGTATGCCCGGCACGATCACGGCGAAAATGACCAAGCTGACGCTGAACCCGACGGTCGACCCGAAGATCTTCGCGAAACCGAACTGA
- a CDS encoding heavy metal translocating P-type ATPase produces the protein MEATKTAQEARKNTRATIIKKTFPVLEMSCAACAVSVESMLKETAGVQDAGVNYANQSAWVAYDPAVTKPELLRQTVQSIGYDLVIEDEEEARRQQEASQQRRYETLKRQTIGASILAGIVVLLGMVVMELFPVNHTVLNWAMLLLSAPVVFGFGSQFFVNAYKQGRHGRANMDTLVALSTGIAFLFSTFNTIYPDYWTRQGLDAHVYFEASAVVIAFILLGKFLEERAKTNTGSAIRKLIGLQPKLVRVLVDGIEQDIPASQVTIGQTIVVRPGERVPVDGRVLNGQSFVDESMISGEPVAVGKQAGDRVFAGTVNQKGSFQFTAEQVGSQTVLAQIIRRVQEAQGSKAPIQKLVDRIAGVFVPVVLGIAVLTMIVWLIAGGDNAFSQGLLAAVTVLVIACPCALGLATPTAIMVGVGKGAENNILIKDAESLERGRQVTAVVLDKTGTITEGKPDVTDWFWAAQPAQITLYRSVLFSMEAQSEHPLAEAVVRSLSAQPIDRVPLSAFDSLTGQGITAVVNGERFWVGNKTAVTARGLVIPAQLNTQVDNWQSEAKTVIYFLNETHVLAALAIADRVKDTSRQAVATLQKQGITVHMLTGDNTYTAQAIARQVGITSVKSDVLPADKAEFIKQLQASGQIVAMVGDGINDAQALAQADLSIAMGRGSDIAIDVAQLTLITSDLTAVPRAFDLSRRTVQTIRQNLFWAFIYNLIGIPIAAGVLYPAFGFMLSPMIAGGAMALSSVSVVTNSLRLRSVIL, from the coding sequence ATGGAAGCAACAAAAACAGCTCAGGAAGCCCGAAAAAACACCAGAGCAACCATCATAAAGAAGACCTTTCCCGTATTGGAAATGAGCTGTGCGGCCTGTGCCGTCAGCGTTGAGTCGATGCTCAAAGAGACAGCGGGCGTGCAGGATGCGGGTGTCAACTACGCCAACCAGTCGGCCTGGGTAGCCTACGATCCGGCTGTGACCAAACCCGAACTACTCCGCCAGACAGTGCAGTCCATCGGGTACGATCTGGTGATTGAAGACGAGGAAGAAGCGCGTCGGCAGCAGGAGGCCTCGCAGCAGCGACGCTACGAGACACTGAAACGCCAGACCATTGGTGCGTCCATTCTGGCCGGTATTGTCGTGCTGCTCGGCATGGTTGTCATGGAACTGTTTCCGGTTAACCATACCGTATTGAACTGGGCCATGCTGCTCCTGTCGGCACCGGTCGTCTTCGGTTTTGGGAGTCAGTTTTTTGTCAATGCCTATAAACAGGGCAGGCATGGCCGCGCCAACATGGATACGCTCGTGGCCCTCTCAACAGGCATTGCGTTTCTCTTCAGCACCTTCAACACAATCTACCCCGACTACTGGACCCGGCAGGGACTCGACGCGCACGTGTATTTCGAAGCGTCGGCCGTTGTCATTGCCTTCATCCTACTGGGCAAATTCCTCGAAGAGCGGGCAAAAACGAATACGGGCTCGGCCATCAGAAAACTAATTGGTCTACAGCCCAAACTCGTACGGGTGCTGGTCGACGGCATCGAACAGGATATTCCCGCCAGCCAGGTCACCATTGGCCAAACCATTGTTGTAAGGCCCGGCGAACGTGTTCCGGTAGATGGTCGGGTGCTGAACGGGCAATCGTTCGTGGACGAAAGCATGATCTCGGGCGAACCCGTAGCCGTTGGCAAGCAAGCCGGCGACCGCGTGTTTGCGGGTACGGTCAACCAGAAGGGTAGTTTTCAGTTTACCGCCGAGCAGGTAGGTAGTCAGACCGTGCTGGCGCAGATTATCCGGCGGGTTCAGGAAGCGCAGGGCAGCAAAGCCCCCATTCAGAAACTGGTCGACCGTATTGCCGGTGTATTTGTGCCGGTGGTGCTGGGCATCGCGGTTCTAACCATGATCGTCTGGCTCATTGCCGGGGGTGACAATGCTTTTTCGCAGGGCCTGCTGGCGGCCGTTACCGTACTGGTTATTGCCTGCCCCTGCGCCCTTGGCTTGGCTACGCCAACGGCCATTATGGTGGGCGTGGGGAAGGGGGCCGAAAATAATATACTCATCAAAGATGCCGAAAGCCTGGAGCGCGGCCGACAGGTAACGGCGGTCGTTCTCGACAAAACGGGCACCATCACCGAAGGAAAACCAGACGTTACCGACTGGTTCTGGGCGGCTCAGCCTGCTCAGATAACCCTGTATCGGTCGGTGCTGTTCTCCATGGAAGCGCAGTCGGAACACCCGCTGGCCGAAGCCGTTGTTCGTTCGCTCTCAGCGCAACCCATCGATCGTGTTCCACTCAGCGCGTTCGACAGTCTGACCGGGCAGGGAATTACGGCGGTAGTCAATGGCGAACGGTTCTGGGTAGGCAACAAAACGGCGGTGACAGCGCGTGGACTGGTCATCCCGGCGCAGTTGAACACGCAGGTGGACAACTGGCAGTCGGAAGCGAAAACGGTCATTTACTTCCTGAACGAAACGCATGTGCTGGCGGCACTGGCCATTGCCGACCGGGTTAAGGACACCTCCCGGCAGGCGGTTGCTACGTTGCAGAAACAGGGCATTACCGTGCACATGCTTACCGGCGATAACACCTATACGGCGCAGGCCATTGCCCGGCAGGTGGGCATCACGAGTGTAAAATCCGATGTGCTACCGGCCGACAAAGCCGAGTTTATAAAGCAATTACAGGCCAGCGGCCAGATCGTTGCCATGGTGGGCGATGGCATCAACGATGCCCAGGCACTGGCCCAGGCCGACCTGAGCATCGCGATGGGTCGTGGTTCCGATATTGCCATCGATGTGGCTCAGCTGACGCTGATCACGTCGGATCTGACGGCCGTTCCGCGCGCATTCGACTTGTCGCGCCGGACGGTGCAGACCATTCGGCAGAACTTGTTCTGGGCGTTTATTTACAACCTGATCGGCATTCCCATTGCGGCCGGGGTACTCTATCCCGCTTTTGGTTTCATGCTCAGCCCCATGATTGCGGGAGGGGCTATGGCGCTCAGCTCCGTGTCGGTCGTGACCAACAGTTTGCGGCTGCGATCGGTTATACTGTAA
- a CDS encoding heavy-metal-associated domain-containing protein, with product MSTLKFKTNIKCGNCVATVTPHLNAVSGIDSWIVDLKDPNRTLTVQTEETDAETVKKAVETAGYKAEAV from the coding sequence ATGAGTACGCTCAAATTCAAAACCAACATAAAGTGCGGCAACTGTGTGGCTACCGTAACCCCCCATCTCAACGCTGTTTCAGGCATTGATAGCTGGATCGTTGACCTGAAAGATCCCAATCGCACCCTGACCGTGCAGACGGAAGAAACCGATGCCGAAACCGTAAAAAAAGCCGTCGAGACGGCTGGCTACAAAGCAGAGGCAGTATAA
- a CDS encoding M28 family peptidase, which yields MKNHSLLGTAIGVAVGLTVAHAQSTPAPTLTGFIPARQAAQVKLETDFKTKQSSAAFKNHLERLSSVPHITGSKENEQVRDYIAETMRKAGWQVDIYPHDVLLPKGPGDIAVEVVEPVRQPLNIKEFMYKEDKYASDPRLTPGYNAWSGSGDVTAEVVYANYGRKEDFEKLLAMGISVKGKIVIARYGGNFRGYKAQFAQAAGAAGVIIYTDPTDSGYMRGLTFPEGPFYSESTIQRGSLLTVPYTGDPLTPGEAALPMDAKGSPKRLDQKDVALHKIPVTPLPYGSATEILKRMTGAKAVPAGWQGGLPYTYRLEGGPTLKVRLMVKQELAIQRIYQVVGTLTGSEFPDEWIIAGCHYDAWSYGATDPNSGTAMLLSMTESMGKLAKAGQRPRRTIKVAHWDAEEPGVIGSAEWSEQFRDELTQKAVAYMNYDAAVSGRTFGASASPSMKRLIIEATQSVQYPDSNKTVYQHWMGHKAGGNPTRVTGSSAPAVMQGEPTIGNLGGGSDHIAPYMHIGIPALSAGMEGPTLYHSQYDDLYFYDKFADPTYKMGPMMEQVVGTMTLRLANADLVPYDVARYPADLAVHLKAAEKAIQTYAPTYSIAPLLDAVAELKTNADACETARQMYLKTGRTDKLVDLNRELRLLERSFIDPKGNAFGAWYRSLYASSDPNSGYASWMLPGLLYEASLKSTANLPDLETRYKKAITTLSDKMRALAQGMESPAAVGGGKR from the coding sequence ATGAAGAACCATTCCTTACTAGGTACGGCTATTGGCGTAGCCGTGGGCCTGACTGTGGCTCACGCCCAGTCGACACCGGCCCCCACGCTCACCGGCTTTATCCCCGCCCGGCAGGCCGCGCAGGTCAAACTCGAAACCGACTTCAAGACCAAACAATCGTCGGCCGCTTTCAAGAACCACCTCGAACGGCTTAGCAGCGTCCCCCACATTACAGGCTCGAAAGAAAATGAGCAAGTGCGCGACTACATCGCCGAAACGATGCGCAAAGCAGGCTGGCAGGTCGACATCTATCCCCACGATGTGCTGCTGCCCAAAGGTCCCGGCGACATTGCCGTAGAAGTCGTCGAGCCGGTGCGACAGCCGCTCAATATCAAGGAGTTCATGTACAAGGAAGACAAGTATGCCAGCGATCCGCGCCTGACACCCGGTTACAATGCCTGGTCGGGTTCGGGCGATGTAACGGCCGAAGTTGTCTACGCCAATTACGGCCGGAAGGAGGATTTCGAGAAGCTGTTGGCCATGGGCATTTCGGTAAAGGGAAAGATCGTCATTGCCCGCTACGGGGGTAACTTCCGGGGCTACAAGGCCCAGTTTGCGCAGGCGGCCGGTGCGGCAGGGGTGATCATCTACACCGATCCCACCGATTCGGGGTACATGCGGGGCCTGACGTTCCCCGAGGGACCCTTTTACAGCGAGAGCACCATTCAGCGGGGTTCCCTGCTGACGGTGCCCTACACCGGCGATCCGCTCACGCCCGGCGAAGCCGCCCTCCCGATGGATGCCAAAGGCTCGCCCAAACGGCTCGACCAGAAAGACGTAGCCCTCCACAAAATTCCGGTGACGCCCCTCCCCTACGGTTCAGCGACCGAGATCCTGAAGCGTATGACCGGTGCAAAAGCAGTACCGGCCGGCTGGCAGGGCGGCTTACCGTATACCTACCGGCTCGAAGGCGGACCGACGCTGAAAGTCCGGCTCATGGTCAAGCAGGAACTGGCGATCCAGCGGATTTATCAGGTCGTTGGTACGCTGACAGGCAGCGAATTTCCCGACGAGTGGATCATTGCCGGTTGCCACTACGATGCCTGGTCCTACGGCGCTACCGATCCTAACTCCGGTACGGCGATGCTGCTTAGTATGACGGAGTCGATGGGGAAACTGGCCAAAGCGGGACAGCGGCCCCGGCGTACGATCAAGGTAGCCCACTGGGATGCCGAAGAGCCGGGCGTTATCGGCTCGGCCGAATGGAGTGAACAGTTTCGCGATGAGCTGACCCAAAAAGCTGTCGCCTACATGAATTACGACGCGGCCGTATCGGGCCGGACGTTCGGCGCGTCGGCGTCGCCCAGTATGAAACGGCTCATCATCGAAGCCACGCAGTCAGTACAGTACCCGGACTCCAACAAAACGGTGTATCAGCATTGGATGGGGCATAAAGCAGGCGGCAATCCAACCCGCGTTACGGGTTCATCGGCACCGGCCGTTATGCAGGGCGAACCCACCATTGGCAACCTCGGCGGGGGCTCGGACCATATTGCGCCTTACATGCACATCGGCATTCCGGCGCTCAGTGCGGGTATGGAAGGACCAACGCTCTACCACTCGCAATATGATGACCTGTATTTCTACGACAAGTTTGCCGATCCGACCTACAAGATGGGGCCGATGATGGAACAGGTCGTGGGCACAATGACCCTCCGGCTCGCCAACGCCGACCTCGTTCCCTACGACGTGGCCCGGTACCCCGCCGACCTCGCCGTTCACCTGAAAGCCGCCGAAAAAGCCATTCAGACCTACGCGCCAACGTATTCCATTGCGCCCCTGCTCGATGCCGTTGCGGAACTGAAAACCAACGCCGACGCCTGCGAAACGGCCCGGCAAATGTACCTTAAAACGGGTCGTACGGATAAACTGGTTGACTTGAACCGCGAGTTACGGCTGCTGGAGCGTTCGTTTATTGACCCAAAAGGCAACGCATTTGGCGCGTGGTACCGGTCGCTCTATGCCTCGTCGGACCCCAACAGCGGCTATGCATCCTGGATGCTGCCGGGTCTGCTCTATGAAGCCTCGCTAAAATCAACGGCTAACCTGCCCGATCTGGAAACCCGCTACAAGAAAGCGATCACGACGCTGAGCGACAAAATGCGCGCACTAGCGCAGGGCATGGAATCACCGGCAGCCGTTGGTGGCGGAAAGAGGTAG
- a CDS encoding Rad52/Rad22 family DNA repair protein, with product MELTALTAPLTPHEIEWRVQSQTKDGQKMIVVPYITNRSVMQRFDDQFGWAGWQNEIKEIEGGFLCTITAVLPGGEIVRKTDGASRTSVEPVKGGISDAMKRCAVQFGLGRALYDFPKVFVQTTDKYIPEWAMPLLDKMVDKINAGGVVRDVVVLKPEHAKPAPKAM from the coding sequence ATGGAATTAACTGCATTAACCGCACCGCTGACGCCCCACGAAATTGAGTGGCGGGTACAAAGCCAAACCAAAGATGGTCAGAAAATGATCGTTGTGCCGTACATCACCAACCGAAGCGTCATGCAGCGCTTCGATGACCAGTTTGGCTGGGCGGGCTGGCAAAATGAAATAAAGGAAATTGAGGGGGGCTTCCTTTGCACCATCACCGCGGTCCTGCCCGGTGGCGAAATCGTCCGGAAGACCGACGGCGCCAGCCGTACCAGCGTGGAACCCGTGAAGGGCGGTATCAGCGACGCCATGAAACGGTGTGCTGTGCAGTTCGGGCTGGGTCGCGCGCTCTACGATTTTCCGAAAGTGTTTGTCCAGACAACCGACAAATACATTCCCGAATGGGCTATGCCACTACTGGACAAAATGGTTGACAAAATTAACGCCGGAGGTGTTGTCCGCGATGTAGTTGTGCTGAAGCCCGAACACGCCAAACCAGCTCCCAAAGCCATGTAA
- a CDS encoding sensor histidine kinase — MAERSITLRLIAIALLLSLLAALLYANQPSVAGIPSPVQWFVLISFALTSQIVVGLALWGLLNRRQQKLVQTEALHSIVHEFQTPIAAIRMAVDILDSPIARNQPTRTEKYVRIIREETERLQHQVETMLTLARADRNTLILNPEPVPIHQLLHSVAERHGDYLCLRLSGSEPMLLADRLHLTNVLHNLLDNAVKYSADQPVITVNADLHDSGFSIAVRDQGVGIPNHLLPQIFQPFFRVHDRNQPSVKGFGLGLSYVQRIVQAHKWTIEVTSQLGQGSEFTIHVPATALLPLQPEVFSSSQQIA, encoded by the coding sequence ATGGCCGAACGCTCTATTACCCTACGTTTAATCGCAATAGCACTTTTACTATCCCTGCTGGCTGCCCTGCTCTATGCAAATCAGCCATCGGTAGCGGGTATTCCCTCACCGGTTCAGTGGTTCGTCTTAATATCCTTCGCCCTAACGTCCCAGATCGTTGTAGGGCTGGCTCTATGGGGACTGCTTAACCGGCGGCAGCAAAAGCTTGTCCAAACGGAAGCTCTGCATTCCATTGTCCACGAGTTTCAAACGCCCATTGCGGCTATCCGCATGGCAGTCGATATTCTGGATTCGCCCATTGCCCGCAACCAACCTACTCGTACCGAAAAATACGTTCGCATCATCCGCGAGGAAACCGAACGTTTACAGCACCAGGTCGAAACTATGCTCACGCTGGCCCGGGCCGACCGCAATACGCTTATCCTGAACCCGGAGCCTGTTCCCATCCACCAGCTGCTTCACTCTGTAGCGGAACGGCACGGCGATTACCTCTGCCTCCGCCTGTCCGGCTCCGAGCCCATGCTCCTTGCCGACCGGCTTCACCTGACCAACGTGTTGCATAACCTCCTCGACAACGCGGTCAAGTACAGTGCCGACCAACCCGTTATAACCGTCAATGCCGATTTGCATGACAGTGGCTTTTCGATAGCTGTTCGTGATCAGGGCGTTGGCATACCCAACCACCTGTTACCGCAAATATTTCAGCCATTCTTTCGGGTCCATGACCGCAATCAGCCTAGTGTGAAAGGCTTCGGATTGGGACTGAGCTACGTACAACGCATTGTTCAGGCCCACAAATGGACTATTGAAGTAACGAGCCAGCTTGGGCAGGGCAGCGAGTTTACGATCCATGTGCCCGCAACGGCGCTCTTGCCCCTGCAACCCGAAGTATTCAGCAGCAGTCAGCAAATTGCCTGA
- the mutS gene encoding DNA mismatch repair protein MutS, whose amino-acid sequence MKTVTAAKPQPKRTETPLNRQYNQIKAKYPGALLLFRVGDFYETFGEDAVRASKILGITLTKRNNGGSNEELAGFPHHSLDTHLPKLVRAGERVAICDQLEDPALAKGIVRRGVTELVTPGVSFNDNVLDTRRNNYLAAVHFGKTDDTFGISFLDISTGEFLASQGNGAYVDKLLQSFNPSEVLYCKRNRQEFGALFGDKFHTYTLEDWAFTYDFGYNFLKQHFQTTSLKGFGIDGMPDGIIAAGVILHYLNETEHKDLQHITRVTRLEEDRYVWLDRFTIRNLELTAAQQEGGVPLIQILDQTVTPMGARLLRKWLSLPLKEKALIDERLNMVSLLTADADLAEAMVGHLRQIGDLERLVSKVAVRRISPRELLQLKRSLQPILPIKESLITALSQTESPSLKKYADQLNPVSFLIDRIEAELREDAPALSNQGGMIKAGIDAELDELTAIAYSGKDYLVQLQEREVQRTGITSLKVAYNKVFGYYLEVTHAHKNRVPEDWIRKQTLVNAERYITPELKEYEEKILNAEEQIFQIESRMFNDMVIAAAEYVGAIQQNARVLSVLDVLSSFARVAVKNKYVRPQINESKVLNIKDGRHPVIEQQLPPGEPYIPNDIFLDDETQQIIIITGPNMAGKSALLRQTALIVLMAQSGSFVPATSAEIGLVDKIFTRVGASDNLSRGESTFMVEMTETASILNNLSERSLVLMDEIGRGTSTYDGVSIAWSITEYLHNKTDCRPKTLFATHYHELNDLAVDNHRIKNFNVSVKELGNKVIFLRKLKEGGSEHSFGIHVAQMAGMPAQIVTRAGEILKQLESSHGREANQEKIRQVVPDRRDDVPELALRIIESGDPKTEAIKEKLRAIDVNRLTPIEALLKLNELLKMME is encoded by the coding sequence GTGAAGACAGTCACCGCAGCGAAACCTCAACCCAAGAGAACTGAAACGCCCCTCAACCGCCAATACAATCAGATAAAGGCCAAATATCCGGGTGCGTTGCTGCTTTTCCGCGTCGGTGATTTCTACGAAACGTTCGGCGAAGATGCCGTACGGGCCAGTAAGATCCTGGGTATCACGCTTACCAAGCGCAACAACGGCGGGTCGAACGAAGAACTGGCTGGTTTTCCGCATCACTCCCTCGACACCCACCTGCCTAAGCTCGTCCGGGCGGGCGAACGCGTCGCTATCTGCGATCAGCTTGAAGACCCGGCGCTGGCCAAAGGCATTGTTCGGCGGGGGGTAACGGAGCTGGTTACGCCCGGCGTTTCATTCAACGACAACGTGCTCGACACCCGGCGTAACAACTACCTGGCGGCTGTTCATTTTGGTAAAACCGACGATACGTTCGGGATATCGTTCCTCGACATTTCGACGGGCGAGTTTCTGGCATCGCAGGGGAACGGGGCTTATGTCGACAAACTGCTACAGAGCTTCAACCCATCGGAAGTGCTGTACTGCAAGCGCAACCGGCAGGAGTTTGGCGCGCTCTTCGGTGATAAGTTTCATACCTACACCCTCGAAGACTGGGCGTTTACTTATGATTTCGGGTATAACTTTCTGAAGCAACATTTCCAGACGACGTCGCTCAAGGGCTTTGGTATTGACGGGATGCCCGATGGCATCATTGCCGCCGGTGTTATTCTGCACTACCTCAACGAAACCGAGCACAAAGACCTGCAGCACATAACCCGCGTAACGCGGCTCGAAGAGGACCGCTACGTATGGCTCGACCGGTTCACGATCCGGAACCTCGAACTGACGGCGGCTCAGCAGGAGGGTGGCGTGCCGCTGATCCAGATTCTGGACCAGACGGTAACCCCCATGGGCGCGCGGTTGCTGCGCAAGTGGTTGAGTCTGCCACTCAAAGAAAAAGCGCTGATCGATGAGCGGCTCAATATGGTGAGCCTGCTCACGGCAGATGCCGACCTGGCCGAGGCCATGGTAGGTCACCTGCGCCAGATTGGCGATCTCGAACGGCTGGTTTCCAAAGTGGCCGTTCGCCGAATCAGTCCCCGCGAACTGTTACAGCTGAAGCGGTCGCTACAGCCGATCTTACCGATCAAAGAGTCGCTGATTACGGCTCTGAGTCAGACGGAGTCGCCATCACTGAAAAAATACGCCGATCAGCTGAACCCGGTTTCGTTTTTGATTGACCGGATCGAAGCGGAACTGCGCGAAGATGCCCCGGCGCTATCCAACCAGGGGGGCATGATCAAAGCCGGCATCGACGCCGAGCTGGACGAACTCACGGCCATTGCCTATTCGGGTAAGGATTACCTGGTTCAGTTGCAGGAACGGGAGGTGCAGCGGACGGGCATTACGTCGCTGAAGGTGGCCTACAATAAAGTGTTCGGCTACTACCTGGAGGTGACCCACGCGCACAAAAATCGCGTGCCCGAGGACTGGATCCGCAAACAGACACTGGTGAACGCCGAGCGGTATATCACGCCCGAGTTGAAAGAGTACGAAGAGAAAATCCTGAACGCCGAAGAGCAGATCTTCCAGATCGAATCCCGGATGTTCAACGATATGGTCATTGCGGCTGCTGAATACGTCGGCGCTATTCAGCAGAATGCGCGTGTGCTGTCGGTACTGGATGTACTGTCGTCGTTTGCGCGGGTGGCGGTCAAGAATAAGTACGTTCGACCGCAGATCAACGAGAGCAAAGTCCTTAATATTAAAGACGGACGGCACCCGGTTATCGAACAACAGTTACCCCCCGGCGAACCGTATATTCCGAATGATATTTTCCTCGACGACGAAACGCAGCAGATCATTATCATTACCGGGCCTAACATGGCGGGTAAATCGGCCTTGCTGCGGCAGACGGCCCTGATCGTGCTGATGGCGCAGTCGGGGAGTTTCGTGCCCGCTACGTCGGCCGAGATCGGGCTGGTCGACAAGATTTTCACCCGCGTAGGGGCCAGCGATAACCTGTCGCGGGGCGAAAGCACGTTTATGGTCGAGATGACCGAAACGGCGAGTATCCTGAACAACCTCAGCGAGCGGAGCCTCGTGCTAATGGACGAAATCGGACGGGGTACTAGTACCTACGATGGTGTGTCGATTGCCTGGTCGATTACTGAGTATCTGCACAACAAAACCGATTGCCGCCCTAAAACGCTGTTTGCTACCCACTACCACGAACTGAATGACCTGGCCGTTGACAACCACCGGATTAAGAACTTTAACGTATCGGTAAAGGAGCTGGGCAACAAAGTGATTTTCCTGCGCAAGCTGAAAGAGGGTGGCTCGGAACACAGCTTCGGTATTCACGTCGCGCAGATGGCGGGCATGCCCGCTCAGATCGTGACGCGGGCGGGAGAGATCCTGAAACAGCTGGAGTCATCGCACGGTCGCGAGGCCAATCAAGAAAAAATCCGGCAGGTGGTGCCGGACCGCCGGGACGACGTACCGGAACTGGCCCTGCGGATTATCGAGTCCGGCGACCCCAAAACGGAGGCTATCAAAGAGAAACTACGGGCCATCGACGTGAACCGGCTAACGCCCATTGAAGCCCTGCTGAAGCTGAACGAGTTATTGAAAATGATGGAGTGA
- a CDS encoding RNA methyltransferase, with amino-acid sequence MPPRKLALDELNRLSVDDFKDAEKFPYCLILDDIRSLNNVGSVFRTADAFRAERLYLGGITGTPPHRDITKTALGATESVAWEHVPDVVALVRQLQAEGWLVAAVEQAAGSTLLSNFRPEPNKRYAFVLGNEVSGVRDEVVQLADLVLEIPQYGTKHSLNIAVTTGIVCWDFIQKK; translated from the coding sequence ATGCCACCCCGCAAACTTGCCCTCGACGAACTCAACCGACTGTCGGTCGATGATTTCAAAGACGCCGAAAAATTTCCCTATTGTCTGATTCTGGACGATATCCGCAGCCTGAACAATGTAGGCTCCGTGTTCCGCACCGCCGATGCCTTCCGGGCCGAACGCCTGTATCTGGGGGGTATTACAGGGACTCCCCCCCACCGCGATATTACGAAGACAGCGCTGGGCGCTACCGAGTCCGTAGCGTGGGAACACGTACCGGATGTCGTAGCGCTGGTCAGGCAGCTCCAGGCAGAAGGCTGGCTCGTGGCCGCGGTTGAACAGGCCGCCGGTAGCACCCTGCTGAGTAATTTCCGGCCGGAGCCAAACAAACGGTACGCGTTCGTGTTGGGTAACGAGGTGAGTGGTGTCCGGGATGAGGTCGTTCAACTAGCCGATCTGGTTCTTGAAATACCCCAGTACGGCACTAAACACTCCCTCAACATTGCCGTCACAACGGGCATTGTTTGCTGGGATTTCATCCAAAAAAAATAA